A region from the Hippoglossus hippoglossus isolate fHipHip1 chromosome 18, fHipHip1.pri, whole genome shotgun sequence genome encodes:
- the tec gene encoding tyrosine-protein kinase Tec isoform X3 codes for MLLEETLIKRSQQKKRTSPLNYKERLFVLTKNRLTYYDGKAQKFRRGSIELSRVRCVEIVKNGGRIIPCQNKYPFQVVYDTNTLYVFAPSHDSRSIWVQSLKEEIKDNPEVLTKFHPQFWQEGAWLCCRQAEKQAPGCEEYNQFGDISRKPLPPIPGKERKDGRQQPPRPPTPVDDDDDDDNDEDEDEDEEDEEEVVVALYGFPATEPHDLSLVKGGEYVILEKSDVNWYKARNQYGVCVCVCVSHSEEGYIPSNYVTEKESGNLVQFVWFSKQVNRNKAEELLRKEDKEGAFVVRDSSTEGSFTVSLYAKSTAGEGGAVIKHYHIKETQDSPPQFYLAEKHLFSSIPELVEYHKHNAAGLVARLRYPVRKQDRSAPSTAGFSYEKWEIDPGELTFMKELGSGQFGLVRLGKWRAQHKVAIKAIREGAMLEEDFIEEAKVMMKLSHPKLVQLYGVCSQQSPIYIVSEFMEQGCLLNVLRQRQGSFSLASLLSICLDVSEGMEHLEANGFLHRDLAARNCLVNDALVVKVSDFGMARYVLDNQYTSSSGAKFPVKWSPPEVFNFCRYSSMSDVWSFGVLMWEVFTEGRMPFERHQNHEVVTLVTRGHRLYRPKMATPTIYDIMQLCWHERAEQRPLFSQLCRMISDALEGDVPPAN; via the exons ATGCTATTGGAGGAGACACTCATCAAGCGCTctcagcagaagaagaggacatCGCCTCTGAACTACAAAGAGAGACTGTTTGTCCTCACTAAGAACAGGCTGACCTACTACGATGGAAAAGCACAG AAGTTCAGAAGAGGCTCGATTGAGCTGAGTCGAGTCAGATGTGTGGAAATCGTCAAAAACGGAGGAAGAATCATTCCCTGTCAGAACAAGTACCCATTTCAG GTGGTGTATGATACTAACACACTTTATGTTTTCGCTCCGAGTCACGACAGCAGAAGCATCTGGGTCCAGAGCCTGAAAGAGG aaataaaagacaacCCAGAGGTCTTGACCAAGTTTCACCCCCAGTTCTGGCAGGAGGGGGCGTGGCTTTGTTGTCGTCAGGCAGAAAAACAGGCCCCGGGCTGCGAGGAGTACAATCAGTTTGGAGACA TTTCCAGAAAACCTTTACCCCCCATTCCTGGAAAGGAACGGAAAGATGGGAGg CAGCAACCTCCCCGACCCCCGACCCCtgtcgatgatgatgatgatgatgataacgatgaggatgaggatgaggatgaggaggatgaggaagaggtggtCGTGGCTCTGTATGGCTTCCCTGCCACCGAACCACATGACCTGAGTCTGGTCAAAGGAGGCGAGTACGTCATCCTTGAGAAGAGCGACGTCAACTGGTACAAAGCACGAAACCAGTACgg tgtctgtgtgtgtgtgtgtgtgtctcacagtgAAGAAGGCTACATCCCCAGTAACTACGTCACAGAGAAAGAATCAGGAAACCTGGTGCAGTTTGT tTGGTTCAGTAAACAAGTCAACAGGAACAAggctgaggagctgctgaggaaggag gacaaAGAAGGAGCCTTCGTGGTGAGAGACTCCAGCACTGAAGGATCCTTCACCGTGTCTCTGTACGCCAAGTCCACCGCAGG ggaggGAGGAGCGGTGATAAAACATTACCACATCAAGGAGACGCAGGATTCACCTCCTCAGTTTTACTTGGCAGAGAAACACTTGTTCAGCTCCATCCCTGAACTGGTCGAGTACCACAAACACAACGCAGCag GTCTTGTAGCACGGTTGCGGTATCCCGTCAGAAAACAGGACAGATCGGCTCCGTCCACGGCCGGTTTCAGCTACG AGAAGTGGGAGATCGACCCCGGCGAGCTGACCTTCATGAAGGAGCTGGGCAGCGGTCAGTTCGGTCTGGTGAGGCTGGGCAAGTGGAGGGCGCAGCACAAAGTGGCCATCAAGGCCATCAGAGAGGGCGCCATGTTGGAGGAGGACTTCATCGAGGAGGCCAAGGTCATGAT GAAACTGTCCCACCCCAAACTGGTGCAGCTGTACGGGGTGTGCAGTCAGCAGAGTCCCATCTACATCGTCAGCGAGTTCATGGAGCAGGGCTGCCTCCTCAACGTCCTCCGGCAGCGGCAGGGCAGCTTCAGCCTGGCGTCCCTGCTGAGTATCTGCCTGGACGTCAGCGAGGGCATGGAGCACCTGGAGGCCAATGGCTTCCTCCACAGAGATCTG gcGGCCAGAAACTGTTTGGTGAACGACGCTCTGGTGGTGAAGGTGTCTGACTTCGGCATGGCCAG GTACGTGTTAGACAACCAGTACACCAGCTCATCAGGTGCCAAGTTTCCAGTGAAGTGGTCGCCTCCGGAAGTCTTTAACTTCTGCAGATACAGCAGCATGTCGGACGTCTGGTCGTTCG GCGTGTTGATGTGGGAGGTTTTCACCGAGGGTCGTATGCCATTTGAACGGCATCAGAACCATGAGGTGGTTACCTTGGTAACCCGCGGTCACCGCCTTTACAGACCAAAAATGGCCACGCCCACCATCTATGACATCATGCAGCTCTGCTGGCACGAG AGAGCGGAGCAGCGTCCGTTGTTCTCTCAGCTCTGCAGGATGATCTCTGACGCTCTGGAAGGAGACGTCCCTCCTGCAAACTGA
- the tec gene encoding tyrosine-protein kinase Tec isoform X2, whose amino-acid sequence MLLEETLIKRSQQKKRTSPLNYKERLFVLTKNRLTYYDGKAQKKFRRGSIELSRVRCVEIVKNGGRIIPCQNKYPFQVVYDTNTLYVFAPSHDSRSIWVQSLKEEIKDNPEVLTKFHPQFWQEGAWLCCRQAEKQAPGCEEYNQFGDISRKPLPPIPGKERKDGRQPPRPPTPVDDDDDDDNDEDEDEDEEDEEEVVVALYGFPATEPHDLSLVKGGEYVILEKSDVNWYKARNQYGVCVCVCVSHSEEGYIPSNYVTEKESGNLVQFVWFSKQVNRNKAEELLRKEDKEGAFVVRDSSTEGSFTVSLYAKSTAGEGGAVIKHYHIKETQDSPPQFYLAEKHLFSSIPELVEYHKHNAAGLVARLRYPVRKQDRSAPSTAGFSYEKWEIDPGELTFMKELGSGQFGLVRLGKWRAQHKVAIKAIREGAMLEEDFIEEAKVMMKLSHPKLVQLYGVCSQQSPIYIVSEFMEQGCLLNVLRQRQGSFSLASLLSICLDVSEGMEHLEANGFLHRDLAARNCLVNDALVVKVSDFGMARYVLDNQYTSSSGAKFPVKWSPPEVFNFCRYSSMSDVWSFGVLMWEVFTEGRMPFERHQNHEVVTLVTRGHRLYRPKMATPTIYDIMQLCWHERAEQRPLFSQLCRMISDALEGDVPPAN is encoded by the exons ATGCTATTGGAGGAGACACTCATCAAGCGCTctcagcagaagaagaggacatCGCCTCTGAACTACAAAGAGAGACTGTTTGTCCTCACTAAGAACAGGCTGACCTACTACGATGGAAAAGCACAG AAGAAGTTCAGAAGAGGCTCGATTGAGCTGAGTCGAGTCAGATGTGTGGAAATCGTCAAAAACGGAGGAAGAATCATTCCCTGTCAGAACAAGTACCCATTTCAG GTGGTGTATGATACTAACACACTTTATGTTTTCGCTCCGAGTCACGACAGCAGAAGCATCTGGGTCCAGAGCCTGAAAGAGG aaataaaagacaacCCAGAGGTCTTGACCAAGTTTCACCCCCAGTTCTGGCAGGAGGGGGCGTGGCTTTGTTGTCGTCAGGCAGAAAAACAGGCCCCGGGCTGCGAGGAGTACAATCAGTTTGGAGACA TTTCCAGAAAACCTTTACCCCCCATTCCTGGAAAGGAACGGAAAGATGGGAGg CAACCTCCCCGACCCCCGACCCCtgtcgatgatgatgatgatgatgataacgatgaggatgaggatgaggatgaggaggatgaggaagaggtggtCGTGGCTCTGTATGGCTTCCCTGCCACCGAACCACATGACCTGAGTCTGGTCAAAGGAGGCGAGTACGTCATCCTTGAGAAGAGCGACGTCAACTGGTACAAAGCACGAAACCAGTACgg tgtctgtgtgtgtgtgtgtgtgtctcacagtgAAGAAGGCTACATCCCCAGTAACTACGTCACAGAGAAAGAATCAGGAAACCTGGTGCAGTTTGT tTGGTTCAGTAAACAAGTCAACAGGAACAAggctgaggagctgctgaggaaggag gacaaAGAAGGAGCCTTCGTGGTGAGAGACTCCAGCACTGAAGGATCCTTCACCGTGTCTCTGTACGCCAAGTCCACCGCAGG ggaggGAGGAGCGGTGATAAAACATTACCACATCAAGGAGACGCAGGATTCACCTCCTCAGTTTTACTTGGCAGAGAAACACTTGTTCAGCTCCATCCCTGAACTGGTCGAGTACCACAAACACAACGCAGCag GTCTTGTAGCACGGTTGCGGTATCCCGTCAGAAAACAGGACAGATCGGCTCCGTCCACGGCCGGTTTCAGCTACG AGAAGTGGGAGATCGACCCCGGCGAGCTGACCTTCATGAAGGAGCTGGGCAGCGGTCAGTTCGGTCTGGTGAGGCTGGGCAAGTGGAGGGCGCAGCACAAAGTGGCCATCAAGGCCATCAGAGAGGGCGCCATGTTGGAGGAGGACTTCATCGAGGAGGCCAAGGTCATGAT GAAACTGTCCCACCCCAAACTGGTGCAGCTGTACGGGGTGTGCAGTCAGCAGAGTCCCATCTACATCGTCAGCGAGTTCATGGAGCAGGGCTGCCTCCTCAACGTCCTCCGGCAGCGGCAGGGCAGCTTCAGCCTGGCGTCCCTGCTGAGTATCTGCCTGGACGTCAGCGAGGGCATGGAGCACCTGGAGGCCAATGGCTTCCTCCACAGAGATCTG gcGGCCAGAAACTGTTTGGTGAACGACGCTCTGGTGGTGAAGGTGTCTGACTTCGGCATGGCCAG GTACGTGTTAGACAACCAGTACACCAGCTCATCAGGTGCCAAGTTTCCAGTGAAGTGGTCGCCTCCGGAAGTCTTTAACTTCTGCAGATACAGCAGCATGTCGGACGTCTGGTCGTTCG GCGTGTTGATGTGGGAGGTTTTCACCGAGGGTCGTATGCCATTTGAACGGCATCAGAACCATGAGGTGGTTACCTTGGTAACCCGCGGTCACCGCCTTTACAGACCAAAAATGGCCACGCCCACCATCTATGACATCATGCAGCTCTGCTGGCACGAG AGAGCGGAGCAGCGTCCGTTGTTCTCTCAGCTCTGCAGGATGATCTCTGACGCTCTGGAAGGAGACGTCCCTCCTGCAAACTGA
- the tec gene encoding tyrosine-protein kinase Tec isoform X1 produces MLLEETLIKRSQQKKRTSPLNYKERLFVLTKNRLTYYDGKAQKKFRRGSIELSRVRCVEIVKNGGRIIPCQNKYPFQVVYDTNTLYVFAPSHDSRSIWVQSLKEEIKDNPEVLTKFHPQFWQEGAWLCCRQAEKQAPGCEEYNQFGDISRKPLPPIPGKERKDGRQQPPRPPTPVDDDDDDDNDEDEDEDEEDEEEVVVALYGFPATEPHDLSLVKGGEYVILEKSDVNWYKARNQYGVCVCVCVSHSEEGYIPSNYVTEKESGNLVQFVWFSKQVNRNKAEELLRKEDKEGAFVVRDSSTEGSFTVSLYAKSTAGEGGAVIKHYHIKETQDSPPQFYLAEKHLFSSIPELVEYHKHNAAGLVARLRYPVRKQDRSAPSTAGFSYEKWEIDPGELTFMKELGSGQFGLVRLGKWRAQHKVAIKAIREGAMLEEDFIEEAKVMMKLSHPKLVQLYGVCSQQSPIYIVSEFMEQGCLLNVLRQRQGSFSLASLLSICLDVSEGMEHLEANGFLHRDLAARNCLVNDALVVKVSDFGMARYVLDNQYTSSSGAKFPVKWSPPEVFNFCRYSSMSDVWSFGVLMWEVFTEGRMPFERHQNHEVVTLVTRGHRLYRPKMATPTIYDIMQLCWHERAEQRPLFSQLCRMISDALEGDVPPAN; encoded by the exons ATGCTATTGGAGGAGACACTCATCAAGCGCTctcagcagaagaagaggacatCGCCTCTGAACTACAAAGAGAGACTGTTTGTCCTCACTAAGAACAGGCTGACCTACTACGATGGAAAAGCACAG AAGAAGTTCAGAAGAGGCTCGATTGAGCTGAGTCGAGTCAGATGTGTGGAAATCGTCAAAAACGGAGGAAGAATCATTCCCTGTCAGAACAAGTACCCATTTCAG GTGGTGTATGATACTAACACACTTTATGTTTTCGCTCCGAGTCACGACAGCAGAAGCATCTGGGTCCAGAGCCTGAAAGAGG aaataaaagacaacCCAGAGGTCTTGACCAAGTTTCACCCCCAGTTCTGGCAGGAGGGGGCGTGGCTTTGTTGTCGTCAGGCAGAAAAACAGGCCCCGGGCTGCGAGGAGTACAATCAGTTTGGAGACA TTTCCAGAAAACCTTTACCCCCCATTCCTGGAAAGGAACGGAAAGATGGGAGg CAGCAACCTCCCCGACCCCCGACCCCtgtcgatgatgatgatgatgatgataacgatgaggatgaggatgaggatgaggaggatgaggaagaggtggtCGTGGCTCTGTATGGCTTCCCTGCCACCGAACCACATGACCTGAGTCTGGTCAAAGGAGGCGAGTACGTCATCCTTGAGAAGAGCGACGTCAACTGGTACAAAGCACGAAACCAGTACgg tgtctgtgtgtgtgtgtgtgtgtctcacagtgAAGAAGGCTACATCCCCAGTAACTACGTCACAGAGAAAGAATCAGGAAACCTGGTGCAGTTTGT tTGGTTCAGTAAACAAGTCAACAGGAACAAggctgaggagctgctgaggaaggag gacaaAGAAGGAGCCTTCGTGGTGAGAGACTCCAGCACTGAAGGATCCTTCACCGTGTCTCTGTACGCCAAGTCCACCGCAGG ggaggGAGGAGCGGTGATAAAACATTACCACATCAAGGAGACGCAGGATTCACCTCCTCAGTTTTACTTGGCAGAGAAACACTTGTTCAGCTCCATCCCTGAACTGGTCGAGTACCACAAACACAACGCAGCag GTCTTGTAGCACGGTTGCGGTATCCCGTCAGAAAACAGGACAGATCGGCTCCGTCCACGGCCGGTTTCAGCTACG AGAAGTGGGAGATCGACCCCGGCGAGCTGACCTTCATGAAGGAGCTGGGCAGCGGTCAGTTCGGTCTGGTGAGGCTGGGCAAGTGGAGGGCGCAGCACAAAGTGGCCATCAAGGCCATCAGAGAGGGCGCCATGTTGGAGGAGGACTTCATCGAGGAGGCCAAGGTCATGAT GAAACTGTCCCACCCCAAACTGGTGCAGCTGTACGGGGTGTGCAGTCAGCAGAGTCCCATCTACATCGTCAGCGAGTTCATGGAGCAGGGCTGCCTCCTCAACGTCCTCCGGCAGCGGCAGGGCAGCTTCAGCCTGGCGTCCCTGCTGAGTATCTGCCTGGACGTCAGCGAGGGCATGGAGCACCTGGAGGCCAATGGCTTCCTCCACAGAGATCTG gcGGCCAGAAACTGTTTGGTGAACGACGCTCTGGTGGTGAAGGTGTCTGACTTCGGCATGGCCAG GTACGTGTTAGACAACCAGTACACCAGCTCATCAGGTGCCAAGTTTCCAGTGAAGTGGTCGCCTCCGGAAGTCTTTAACTTCTGCAGATACAGCAGCATGTCGGACGTCTGGTCGTTCG GCGTGTTGATGTGGGAGGTTTTCACCGAGGGTCGTATGCCATTTGAACGGCATCAGAACCATGAGGTGGTTACCTTGGTAACCCGCGGTCACCGCCTTTACAGACCAAAAATGGCCACGCCCACCATCTATGACATCATGCAGCTCTGCTGGCACGAG AGAGCGGAGCAGCGTCCGTTGTTCTCTCAGCTCTGCAGGATGATCTCTGACGCTCTGGAAGGAGACGTCCCTCCTGCAAACTGA
- the tec gene encoding tyrosine-protein kinase Tec isoform X4, producing MLLEETLIKRSQQKKRTSPLNYKERLFVLTKNRLTYYDGKAQKKFRRGSIELSRVRCVEIVKNGGRIIPCQNKYPFQVVYDTNTLYVFAPSHDSRSIWVQSLKEEIKDNPEVLTKFHPQFWQEGAWLCCRQAEKQAPGCEEYNQFGDISRKPLPPIPGKERKDGRQQPPRPPTPVDDDDDDDNDEDEDEDEEDEEEVVVALYGFPATEPHDLSLVKGGEYVILEKSDVNWYKARNQYGEEGYIPSNYVTEKESGNLVQFVWFSKQVNRNKAEELLRKEDKEGAFVVRDSSTEGSFTVSLYAKSTAGEGGAVIKHYHIKETQDSPPQFYLAEKHLFSSIPELVEYHKHNAAGLVARLRYPVRKQDRSAPSTAGFSYEKWEIDPGELTFMKELGSGQFGLVRLGKWRAQHKVAIKAIREGAMLEEDFIEEAKVMMKLSHPKLVQLYGVCSQQSPIYIVSEFMEQGCLLNVLRQRQGSFSLASLLSICLDVSEGMEHLEANGFLHRDLAARNCLVNDALVVKVSDFGMARYVLDNQYTSSSGAKFPVKWSPPEVFNFCRYSSMSDVWSFGVLMWEVFTEGRMPFERHQNHEVVTLVTRGHRLYRPKMATPTIYDIMQLCWHERAEQRPLFSQLCRMISDALEGDVPPAN from the exons ATGCTATTGGAGGAGACACTCATCAAGCGCTctcagcagaagaagaggacatCGCCTCTGAACTACAAAGAGAGACTGTTTGTCCTCACTAAGAACAGGCTGACCTACTACGATGGAAAAGCACAG AAGAAGTTCAGAAGAGGCTCGATTGAGCTGAGTCGAGTCAGATGTGTGGAAATCGTCAAAAACGGAGGAAGAATCATTCCCTGTCAGAACAAGTACCCATTTCAG GTGGTGTATGATACTAACACACTTTATGTTTTCGCTCCGAGTCACGACAGCAGAAGCATCTGGGTCCAGAGCCTGAAAGAGG aaataaaagacaacCCAGAGGTCTTGACCAAGTTTCACCCCCAGTTCTGGCAGGAGGGGGCGTGGCTTTGTTGTCGTCAGGCAGAAAAACAGGCCCCGGGCTGCGAGGAGTACAATCAGTTTGGAGACA TTTCCAGAAAACCTTTACCCCCCATTCCTGGAAAGGAACGGAAAGATGGGAGg CAGCAACCTCCCCGACCCCCGACCCCtgtcgatgatgatgatgatgatgataacgatgaggatgaggatgaggatgaggaggatgaggaagaggtggtCGTGGCTCTGTATGGCTTCCCTGCCACCGAACCACATGACCTGAGTCTGGTCAAAGGAGGCGAGTACGTCATCCTTGAGAAGAGCGACGTCAACTGGTACAAAGCACGAAACCAGTACgg tgAAGAAGGCTACATCCCCAGTAACTACGTCACAGAGAAAGAATCAGGAAACCTGGTGCAGTTTGT tTGGTTCAGTAAACAAGTCAACAGGAACAAggctgaggagctgctgaggaaggag gacaaAGAAGGAGCCTTCGTGGTGAGAGACTCCAGCACTGAAGGATCCTTCACCGTGTCTCTGTACGCCAAGTCCACCGCAGG ggaggGAGGAGCGGTGATAAAACATTACCACATCAAGGAGACGCAGGATTCACCTCCTCAGTTTTACTTGGCAGAGAAACACTTGTTCAGCTCCATCCCTGAACTGGTCGAGTACCACAAACACAACGCAGCag GTCTTGTAGCACGGTTGCGGTATCCCGTCAGAAAACAGGACAGATCGGCTCCGTCCACGGCCGGTTTCAGCTACG AGAAGTGGGAGATCGACCCCGGCGAGCTGACCTTCATGAAGGAGCTGGGCAGCGGTCAGTTCGGTCTGGTGAGGCTGGGCAAGTGGAGGGCGCAGCACAAAGTGGCCATCAAGGCCATCAGAGAGGGCGCCATGTTGGAGGAGGACTTCATCGAGGAGGCCAAGGTCATGAT GAAACTGTCCCACCCCAAACTGGTGCAGCTGTACGGGGTGTGCAGTCAGCAGAGTCCCATCTACATCGTCAGCGAGTTCATGGAGCAGGGCTGCCTCCTCAACGTCCTCCGGCAGCGGCAGGGCAGCTTCAGCCTGGCGTCCCTGCTGAGTATCTGCCTGGACGTCAGCGAGGGCATGGAGCACCTGGAGGCCAATGGCTTCCTCCACAGAGATCTG gcGGCCAGAAACTGTTTGGTGAACGACGCTCTGGTGGTGAAGGTGTCTGACTTCGGCATGGCCAG GTACGTGTTAGACAACCAGTACACCAGCTCATCAGGTGCCAAGTTTCCAGTGAAGTGGTCGCCTCCGGAAGTCTTTAACTTCTGCAGATACAGCAGCATGTCGGACGTCTGGTCGTTCG GCGTGTTGATGTGGGAGGTTTTCACCGAGGGTCGTATGCCATTTGAACGGCATCAGAACCATGAGGTGGTTACCTTGGTAACCCGCGGTCACCGCCTTTACAGACCAAAAATGGCCACGCCCACCATCTATGACATCATGCAGCTCTGCTGGCACGAG AGAGCGGAGCAGCGTCCGTTGTTCTCTCAGCTCTGCAGGATGATCTCTGACGCTCTGGAAGGAGACGTCCCTCCTGCAAACTGA
- the txk gene encoding tyrosine-protein kinase TXK, with protein sequence MKLIAEKTALTWKTGAAEEEVEDEEEGEKMIHSNDSIHSLFCCCCEVQTREISTRMELEGSTLLCFQSRRYPGRACRVDRSRRKLPLPPPDDEDGDGEGLLMVVAMYDFKAEEDTDLTLKQGDEYVILHKQDQLWWRAQDKHGNKGFIPSNYVTEKNQIEANTWYCKNITRTEAEQLLRQEDKEGGFVVRESSQKGVYTVSVYTKTLSAGGDIRHYQIKISDMAQFFLAEKHTFSSIAEVIHYHEHNAAGLVTRLRYAVGPMGRCVPATSGFSSEKWEIDPGELTFMKELGSGQFGLVRLGKWRAQHKVAIKAIREGAMLEEDFIEEAKVMMRLCHPKLVQLYGVCLQQRPLLIVAEFMENGCLLNFLRQRGGALKEAWLVSMCQDVCEGMEYLEAQSFIHRDLAARNCLVNEHNVVKVSDFGMTRYVLDNQYTSSSGSKFPVKWSPPEVLHYNKYSSKSDVWSFGVVMWEIFSGGCTPFENRSNSEVVNDITRGIRLYRPHRALQPLYAIMYRCWHEKPLGRPTFSELLQEIRNTAENPD encoded by the exons ATGAAACTCATAGCAGAGAAAACGGCGCTGACGTGGAAGACTggagctgctgaggaggaagtagaagacgaggaagagggggagaagatGATTCATTCAA atgaCTCCATCCACTcgctcttctgctgctgctgtgaagttCAGACCAG GGAGATCAGCACCCGTATGGAGCTGGAGGGAAGCACCTTGCTGTGTTTCCAGAGCAGACGATACCCAGGACGCGCCTGTCGG gTCGACAGGTCGAGGAGgaagcttcctcttcctccgcccGACGACGAGGACGGTGATGGCGAGGGGCTGCTGATGGTCGTCGCCATGTACGACTTCAAGGCCGAGGAGGACACGGACCTCACACTCAAACAg GGAGACGAGTACGTCATCCTTCACAAACAGGACCAGCTGTGGTGGCGAGCGCAGGACAAACACGG gAATAAAGGTTTCATCCCCAGTAACTATGTGACAGAGAAAAACCAAATCGAGGCAAATAC GTGGTACTGCAAGAACATCACCAGGACAGAAGCGGAGCAGCTGCTGAGACAAGAG GACAAAGAGGGAGGATTTGTTGTGCGGGAGTCGAGTCAGAAAGGCGTCTACACGGTCTCCgtttacacaaaaacattaaG tgctgGAGGAGATATCAGACATTACCAGATAAAAATCAGCGACATGGCCCAATTCTTCCTGGCTGAGAAACACACGTTCAGCTCCATCGCCGAGGTCATTCACTACCATGAACATAACGCAGCAG gtctgGTGACGAGGTTGCGTTATGCTGTGGGGCCGATGGGACGTTGTGTACCTGCCACATCAGGATTCAGCTCAG AGAAGTGGGAGATCGACCCCGGCGAGCTGACCTTCATGAAGGAGCTGGGCAGCGGTCAGTTCGGTCTGGTGAGGCTGGGCAAGTGGAGGGCGCAGCACAAAGTGGCCATCAAGGCCATCAGAGAGGGCGCCATGTTGGAGGAGGACTTCATCGAGGAGGCCAAGGTCATGAT gagaCTTTGCCACCCTAAGCTGGTGCAGCTGTACGGAGTTTGCCtgcagcagcgccccctgctgatCGTAGCCGAGTTCATGGAGAACGGCTGCCTGCTGAACTTCCTGCGGCAGAGGGGCGGGGCTCTGAAGGAGGCGTGGCTGGTGTCCATGTGTCAGGATGTGTGTGAGGGGATGGAATACCTGGAGGCGCAGAGCTTCATCCACAGAGACCTG GCGGCCAGGAACTGTCTGGTCAACGAACACAACGTGGTGAAGGTCAGCGACTTTGGAATGACCAG gtACGTTCTGGACAACCAGTACACCAGCTCCAGTGGTTCTAAGTTCCCTGTGAAGTGGTCTCCTCCTGAGGTTCTGCACTACAACAAATACAGCAGCAAGTCGGACGTCTGGTCCTTCg gtgtgGTGATGTGGGAGATCTTCTCCGGGGGCTGCACGCCGTTCGAGAACCGCTCCAACTCGGAGGTGGTCAATGACATCACCAGAGGGATCCGTCTGTACCGACCTCACCGAGCCTTGCAGCCGCTGTACGCCATCATGTACCGCTGCTGGCACGAG AAGCCTCTGGGTCGGCCGACcttctctgagctgctgcaggaaataaGAAACACGGCAGAAAATCCAgattaa